The DNA segment ACCGTCGGGCCGGTCTACTCCGAGACCGAGAACCGCGGCGAGCTGCTGCGGTCCTGCTATCGCCAGTCGCTGCGGGTGGCCGGCGAGCTGGGCGCGGACTCGATCGCGTTTCCGCTCATTTCGGCGGGGGCCTACCGGTGGCCGGTGCGTGGCGCCGTCGAGCTGGCCCTGGCCGAGCTGCGCTCGGCGCGGCAGCCCGGAACCCCGGCCCTGGCGCGGCTGGTGCTGTGGCAGCCCGAGACGCTGGCCCTGGCGCATGAGGTGCTGGGCCGCTAGGCGCTGCAGGCGCTTGGCCGCTAGGCGATGCAGGCGCATGGCCGGTAGGCGCTCGGGCCGCTGGACGCGCTGGACCGCTGGGCGCTGGGCCGCTGGGCTGCTAGAACCGGGCCGGCGGTCGGCACCGCTTAGGCTGTCGGGGTGAGCACACGCGCGAAGACCCGGACCCTGCCCGTCTCAGGCGGCGGCGTGATCAAGCGGACCGTGCTGCCGGGCGGGCTGCGCATCGTCACCGAGGCGATGCCGGGCGTCCGCTCGGCCAGCGTCGGCATCTGGGT comes from the Jatrophihabitans sp. genome and includes:
- a CDS encoding O-acetyl-ADP-ribose deacetylase, yielding MMVEVVLGDITEQRVDAIVNAANSSLLGGSGVDGAIHRRGGPEIGQACRALRAGSHLHGLPTGQAVPTTAGRLPARWVIHTVGPVYSETENRGELLRSCYRQSLRVAGELGADSIAFPLISAGAYRWPVRGAVELALAELRSARQPGTPALARLVLWQPETLALAHEVLGR